One region of Pseudomonas sp. B21-040 genomic DNA includes:
- a CDS encoding IS3 family transposase, with protein sequence MNERKVYTREFKLHAASMVLDDNCPVSDVCASLDIGPTALRRWVDQVRKEREGQPVKGTKAITEDQRQIQELKAKIKRMEMEADILKKATALLMSDPDRFR encoded by the coding sequence ATGAACGAAAGAAAGGTCTATACGCGCGAGTTCAAGCTTCATGCTGCCAGCATGGTGCTTGATGATAACTGCCCGGTTTCAGATGTTTGTGCATCGCTGGATATCGGGCCCACCGCTTTACGGCGCTGGGTCGATCAGGTTCGTAAGGAACGTGAAGGGCAGCCAGTCAAAGGCACCAAGGCAATCACCGAAGATCAGCGCCAGATCCAGGAACTAAAAGCCAAGATCAAGCGCATGGAGATGGAAGCCGATATCCTAAAAAAGGCTACCGCTCTCTTGATGTCGGATCCCGATCGTTTTCGATGA
- a CDS encoding IS3 family transposase, translating into MIAELRESFPTAVVCRVFGVKRSSFYEWIQRRAKPRRKREELKLKVVELHSESREAMGSRMISKGLKSQSITAGRSLVRALMREANIVSKQRQPHPFRSKGVEAFVAPNRLKRNFKPTAIDQVWCGDVTSLMVGKRWVHLAIVIDLYARRVIGWAFSLVNDANLVSKALRMATEVRTCPPGLMFHSDQGCQYTSRKFQEELLQHDILQSMSHRGQCWDNAPTERFFGTLKSEWVPRGGYSLIEEAKTDIVRFFMYYNRTRLHSYNDYLSPIAMEQKAA; encoded by the coding sequence ATGATCGCAGAGCTAAGAGAGTCATTCCCGACGGCTGTGGTGTGTCGTGTTTTCGGTGTGAAGCGCAGCAGCTTTTATGAGTGGATTCAGCGACGCGCCAAACCGAGGCGCAAACGCGAAGAGCTCAAGCTGAAAGTAGTTGAGCTGCACAGCGAAAGCCGCGAAGCCATGGGCTCCAGAATGATCAGTAAAGGCCTGAAATCCCAAAGCATTACAGCTGGAAGGAGTCTTGTCAGAGCGCTGATGAGAGAGGCCAATATCGTCAGTAAACAACGCCAGCCTCACCCTTTCAGATCCAAAGGAGTGGAAGCATTTGTCGCGCCCAATCGGCTCAAGCGCAACTTCAAACCGACTGCAATCGATCAGGTTTGGTGTGGCGACGTCACCAGTTTGATGGTGGGCAAACGTTGGGTTCATCTGGCCATCGTGATCGATCTGTATGCCCGAAGGGTTATTGGCTGGGCATTTTCTCTGGTCAATGACGCCAACTTGGTCAGCAAAGCGCTGCGTATGGCGACAGAGGTACGAACGTGTCCTCCTGGGCTGATGTTTCACTCAGATCAGGGATGTCAGTACACCAGTCGCAAGTTTCAAGAAGAGCTGCTGCAACACGACATTTTGCAAAGCATGAGTCATCGCGGGCAGTGCTGGGATAATGCGCCGACAGAACGCTTTTTCGGCACGCTCAAGTCAGAGTGGGTGCCTCGTGGCGGTTACAGCCTGATCGAGGAAGCCAAAACCGATATCGTGCGCTTCTTCATGTACTACAACCGCACCAGACTCCATAGCTATAACGACTACCTGTCGCCAATAGCCATGGAGCAAAAAGCGGCATAA
- a CDS encoding PA1571 family protein produces the protein MSLQHSSDDKIQVIRTQPDQSLGCSIIDEQGREVPITEDMIQQACSELEKRLVKPAKQK, from the coding sequence ATGTCCTTGCAACACAGCAGCGATGACAAGATTCAAGTGATCCGCACGCAGCCAGACCAGTCTCTGGGTTGCTCGATTATCGATGAACAGGGCCGCGAAGTACCGATCACTGAAGACATGATCCAGCAAGCGTGCAGCGAACTGGAAAAGCGATTGGTCAAGCCTGCCAAACAAAAGTGA
- a CDS encoding ABC transporter transmembrane domain-containing protein yields MLSARYRRAIRLTSRFLVPYRWQALGALLALIVTAGITLSMGQGIRMVVDQGFMTRSPHLLNQSIGLFMVLVVGLAVGTFARFYLVSWIGERVVADIRRQVFNHLIYLHPGFYENNRSSEIQSRLTADTTLLQSVIGSSLSLFLRNTLMIIGGIVLLFITNPKLTSIVVVALPVVIAPILIFGRRVRSLSRLSQDRIADIGSYVAETLGQIKTVQAYNHQVQDEQRFAVTVEEAFNTARKRIFQRAWLITLVIVLVLGAVGVMLWVGGMDVIAGRISSGELAAFVFYSLIVGSAFGTLSEVIGELQRAAGAAERIAELLRSENIIQPPSSGLVTLPERVKGDLVLQDVRFSYPSRPQSYAVDGLSLTINAGETLALVGPSGAGKSTVYDLLLRFYDPAAGRILLDGVPLTQLDPLDLRRCFALVSQNPALFFGSIEENIRYGNPAATPAQVQEAAKIAYAHEFIEHMPNGYQTHLGDAGLGLSGGQRQRLAIARALLVDAPILLLDEATSALDAQSEHLIQQALPSLMKNRTTLVIAHRLATVKNADRIAVMDQGRLVAVGTHQELIASNALYARLAALQFSDGKAERGLHL; encoded by the coding sequence ATGCTCTCTGCCCGTTACCGCCGTGCGATCCGCCTGACCAGTCGCTTTCTTGTGCCTTACCGCTGGCAAGCCCTTGGCGCGCTGCTCGCATTGATTGTCACCGCCGGCATTACCTTGTCGATGGGGCAGGGCATTCGCATGGTGGTGGATCAGGGGTTCATGACCCGATCACCGCACTTGCTCAATCAGTCCATCGGCTTGTTCATGGTGTTGGTGGTCGGGCTGGCGGTCGGCACCTTTGCGCGTTTTTACCTGGTGTCGTGGATCGGCGAGCGCGTGGTCGCTGACATCCGCCGGCAAGTATTCAACCATCTGATTTACTTGCATCCGGGGTTCTATGAAAACAATCGCAGTTCCGAGATCCAGTCGCGGCTGACCGCCGATACAACGTTGCTGCAATCGGTGATCGGCTCTTCGTTGTCGCTGTTCCTGCGCAACACGCTGATGATCATCGGCGGGATTGTGCTGCTGTTCATCACCAACCCCAAACTCACCAGCATCGTGGTCGTCGCATTACCGGTGGTCATCGCCCCGATTCTGATTTTCGGCCGCCGGGTGCGCAGTCTGTCGCGCCTGAGCCAGGACCGGATCGCTGACATCGGTAGCTACGTCGCTGAAACCCTCGGCCAGATCAAGACGGTGCAGGCCTACAACCATCAGGTCCAGGACGAGCAGCGTTTCGCCGTGACGGTGGAAGAGGCGTTCAACACGGCTCGTAAACGTATTTTCCAGCGAGCCTGGCTGATTACGCTGGTGATCGTGCTGGTGCTGGGCGCGGTGGGCGTCATGTTGTGGGTCGGCGGCATGGATGTGATTGCCGGTCGGATCTCGTCCGGTGAACTGGCGGCATTTGTTTTCTACAGTCTGATCGTGGGCAGTGCGTTCGGCACCTTGAGCGAAGTGATCGGCGAGTTGCAGCGTGCAGCGGGCGCGGCCGAGCGGATTGCTGAGTTGCTGCGCTCGGAAAACATCATCCAGCCGCCGAGCTCTGGCCTGGTGACCTTGCCGGAGCGGGTGAAGGGCGATCTGGTTCTACAAGATGTGCGTTTTTCCTACCCGTCGCGTCCGCAAAGCTACGCGGTCGATGGTTTGAGTCTGACCATTAACGCGGGCGAAACCCTGGCCCTGGTCGGCCCCTCCGGTGCCGGTAAATCCACCGTGTATGACCTGCTGCTGCGTTTTTACGATCCGGCCGCAGGGCGAATCCTGCTCGATGGCGTGCCATTGACCCAGCTCGACCCACTCGACCTGCGCCGTTGCTTCGCCCTGGTTTCGCAAAACCCGGCACTGTTTTTTGGCAGCATCGAGGAGAACATTCGCTACGGCAATCCAGCGGCGACCCCGGCGCAAGTTCAGGAGGCCGCAAAAATTGCCTACGCCCATGAATTTATCGAGCACATGCCCAATGGCTACCAGACCCATCTCGGCGACGCAGGGCTGGGTTTGTCGGGTGGTCAGCGCCAACGCCTGGCCATCGCTCGGGCGTTGCTGGTGGACGCACCCATCCTGCTGCTCGACGAAGCCACCAGCGCACTCGATGCGCAAAGTGAACACCTGATCCAACAGGCCCTGCCGAGCTTGATGAAAAACCGCACCACCCTGGTGATCGCCCACCGTTTGGCCACCGTGAAAAACGCCGACCGGATTGCCGTGATGGATCAGGGTAGGTTGGTGGCGGTGGGCACGCATCAGGAGTTGATTGCGAGCAATGCGCTGTATGCGCGGTTGGCGGCGTTGCAGTTCAGTGATGGCAAGGCCGAGCGTGGTCTTCACCTATAA
- a CDS encoding transglycosylase SLT domain-containing protein, which translates to MRSRLFSLLSCLLLSATAVQSAQAVDLSTQRQYYDEAKRALAKGDSGPYFRYSQALRDYPLEPYLAYDELTARLKTASNAEIEKFLAEHGDLPQANWMKLRWLRWLADRGDWATFVKYYDPKLNFTELDCLNAQYQISHNQKTEGYANANKLWLTGKSQPEACDALFGQWAAEGQLTEQKRWERAKLAAQARNYPLAKSLVNGLTTLAPRGQLLIDVAQKPELLNQPSRFTPADEPMSDIVSLGLRRLAKQDPDKAMDLLDGYASSMHFSRDEKVAIAREIGLTLARRFDSRALDVMTKYDPELRDNTVSEWRMRLLLRLARWDDAYQLTRRLPQDLATTNRWRYWQARSLELAQPQNAEPQTLYKNLAHERDFYGFMAADRSQSPYSLVNKPLVLSQALTNKVRNTPGVRRALELHARGQIADGRREWYYVSRHFSRDEMVAQAKLAYDLKWYFPAIRTISQAQYWDDLDIRFPMAHRDALVRESKNRGIHSSWAFAITRQESAFMDDARSGVGATGLMQLMPATAKETARKFSIPYSSPQQLLDPDKNIQLGAAYLSQVHSQFNGNRVLASAAYNAGPGRVRQWLRGADHLSYDVWVESIPFDETRQYVQNVLSYSVIYGHKLNTPQPLVEWHERFFDDQ; encoded by the coding sequence ATGCGCAGTCGCCTTTTCAGTCTTTTATCTTGTCTGCTTCTTTCTGCCACTGCCGTCCAATCAGCCCAGGCGGTGGACCTGTCCACCCAGCGTCAGTATTACGATGAAGCCAAGCGTGCCTTGGCCAAGGGCGATTCCGGCCCCTACTTCCGTTACAGCCAGGCCCTCAGGGATTACCCGCTGGAGCCCTATCTGGCCTACGACGAATTGACCGCGCGCCTAAAAACCGCCAGCAATGCCGAAATCGAAAAATTCCTCGCCGAGCACGGTGACCTGCCGCAAGCCAACTGGATGAAATTGCGCTGGCTGCGCTGGCTGGCTGACCGTGGCGACTGGGCGACCTTCGTCAAGTATTACGACCCCAAGCTCAACTTCACCGAACTGGACTGCCTGAATGCGCAGTATCAGATCAGTCATAACCAGAAGACCGAAGGTTACGCCAACGCCAACAAGCTCTGGCTGACCGGCAAATCCCAACCTGAGGCCTGCGATGCACTGTTCGGGCAATGGGCCGCCGAAGGTCAATTGACCGAGCAAAAACGTTGGGAGCGCGCCAAACTCGCCGCCCAGGCACGCAATTATCCGCTGGCCAAAAGCCTCGTTAACGGCCTGACCACCCTCGCCCCTCGCGGTCAGCTGTTGATTGATGTGGCGCAAAAGCCTGAGCTGCTCAACCAGCCTTCGCGCTTCACCCCTGCCGACGAACCGATGTCCGACATCGTCAGCCTCGGCCTGCGCCGCCTGGCCAAGCAAGACCCGGACAAGGCCATGGACCTGCTGGACGGTTATGCCAGCAGCATGCACTTCTCCCGCGATGAAAAAGTGGCGATCGCCCGGGAAATCGGGCTGACCCTCGCACGGCGTTTCGACAGCCGCGCACTGGACGTGATGACCAAGTACGACCCGGAACTGCGCGACAACACCGTGTCCGAATGGCGCATGCGGCTACTGTTGCGCCTGGCCCGCTGGGACGATGCCTATCAATTGACCCGGCGTTTGCCGCAGGACCTGGCGACTACCAATCGCTGGCGTTACTGGCAGGCCCGCAGCCTCGAACTGGCCCAGCCACAGAACGCGGAACCGCAAACGCTTTATAAAAACCTCGCTCACGAGCGCGATTTCTATGGCTTCATGGCGGCCGATCGTTCGCAGTCGCCCTATTCGCTGGTCAACAAACCGTTGGTATTGAGCCAAGCGTTGACCAACAAGGTGCGTAACACCCCTGGCGTACGCCGCGCCCTGGAGTTGCACGCCCGTGGACAGATCGCCGACGGGCGCCGGGAGTGGTACTACGTCAGCCGTCATTTCAGCCGCGACGAAATGGTTGCCCAGGCCAAATTGGCCTATGACCTGAAATGGTATTTCCCGGCGATTCGCACCATCAGTCAGGCGCAGTACTGGGACGATCTGGACATCCGCTTCCCGATGGCCCACCGCGATGCGCTGGTCCGCGAATCCAAAAACCGCGGTATCCATTCGAGCTGGGCATTCGCCATCACCCGTCAGGAAAGTGCCTTTATGGACGACGCCCGCTCTGGTGTCGGCGCCACAGGCCTGATGCAATTGATGCCTGCCACCGCCAAGGAAACCGCGCGCAAGTTCAGCATTCCGTACTCCTCGCCGCAGCAGCTGCTTGACCCGGACAAGAACATCCAGCTCGGCGCCGCTTATCTGAGCCAGGTCCACAGCCAGTTCAATGGCAACCGCGTCCTCGCCTCCGCCGCCTACAACGCCGGCCCGGGCCGCGTACGCCAGTGGCTACGTGGTGCCGATCACCTGAGCTACGACGTGTGGGTGGAAAGCATCCCGTTCGACGAAACCCGCCAATACGTACAGAACGTGCTGTCGTATTCGGTGATCTACGGTCACAAGCTCAACACGCCCCAACCGCTGGTGGAATGGCATGAACGGTTCTTCGACGATCAGTGA
- a CDS encoding ATP-binding cassette domain-containing protein produces MTLLKFSDVSLAFGAMPLLDKVSWQIARGERVCIIGRNGTGKSSMMKLVKGDQKPDDGSVWRAPGLKIGELPQELPVADERTVFDVVAEGLDGVGALLAEYHHLSQNIVTDADLDKLMHVQHDLEARDGWRLQQLVDSTLSRLQLPADKTLAELSGGWRRRVLLAQALVSEPDLLLLDEPTNHLDIGAIAWLEEALKDFQGAVLFITHDRSFLQNLATRILELDRGGLIDWNGDYASFLVHKEASLAAEETANALFDKKLAQEEVWIRQGIKARRTRNEGRVRALKALRVERSERRERTGKANIQLDTADKSGKQVMVLENVSFAHPGGPFLIKDFSMVLTRGDRIGLLGANGTGKTTLLKLMLSGLQPTSGTVEEGTRIDVAYFDQLRHQLDLEKTVIDNVAEGRDFIDIDGQSRHVLSYLGDFLFSPQRARTPVKALSGGERARLLLAKLFSKPANLLVLDEPTNDLDVETLELLEEVLLTFNGTVLMVSHDRAFLDNVVTSTLVFEGEGKVREYVGGYQDWLRQGGSPRLLGVTESKSGKADLTSAVVTAEAAPVVAAVEAPVAKKKLSYKLQRELEMLPSQIEAMEQQIAVVEAQMADAAFYQRPAAETAAVIAQLEQLQAELDVMVERWAELDA; encoded by the coding sequence ATGACCCTGCTCAAATTCAGCGATGTGTCCCTTGCTTTCGGCGCTATGCCGTTGTTGGACAAGGTGTCCTGGCAGATCGCCCGTGGTGAGCGGGTGTGCATCATCGGCCGCAACGGCACTGGCAAGTCCAGCATGATGAAGCTCGTCAAGGGCGACCAGAAGCCCGATGACGGCTCCGTCTGGCGTGCACCCGGACTCAAAATTGGCGAATTGCCGCAAGAATTGCCGGTAGCCGACGAGCGGACCGTGTTCGACGTGGTTGCCGAAGGCCTGGACGGCGTCGGTGCGTTGCTCGCCGAATACCATCACCTGAGCCAGAACATCGTTACCGACGCCGATCTGGACAAGCTGATGCACGTCCAGCACGACCTCGAAGCCCGCGATGGCTGGCGTCTGCAGCAACTGGTCGACAGCACGTTGAGCCGTCTGCAGTTGCCAGCCGACAAGACCCTCGCCGAGTTGTCCGGCGGCTGGCGTCGTCGCGTCCTGTTGGCCCAGGCCCTGGTTTCCGAACCGGACCTGCTGCTGCTCGACGAACCGACCAACCACTTGGACATCGGTGCAATTGCCTGGCTTGAAGAAGCGCTGAAGGATTTCCAGGGCGCCGTGCTGTTCATCACGCACGACCGTTCATTCCTGCAAAACCTCGCGACCCGCATCCTCGAACTGGATCGCGGCGGCCTGATCGACTGGAACGGCGACTACGCCAGTTTCCTCGTGCACAAAGAGGCCTCGCTGGCGGCTGAAGAAACTGCCAACGCGCTGTTCGACAAGAAGCTGGCTCAGGAAGAAGTCTGGATCCGCCAGGGCATCAAGGCCCGTCGCACCCGTAACGAAGGCCGTGTCCGCGCGTTGAAAGCCCTGCGCGTCGAACGCAGCGAACGTCGTGAGCGCACCGGCAAGGCCAACATTCAGCTGGATACCGCTGACAAGTCCGGCAAGCAGGTGATGGTCCTCGAGAACGTGAGCTTTGCTCACCCGGGTGGCCCGTTCCTGATCAAGGATTTCTCGATGGTCCTGACGCGCGGCGACCGTATCGGTCTGCTCGGTGCCAACGGTACCGGCAAGACCACACTGCTGAAGCTGATGCTCAGCGGTCTGCAGCCAACCAGCGGCACAGTGGAAGAGGGGACGCGCATCGACGTCGCCTACTTCGACCAGTTGCGCCATCAGCTGGACCTGGAAAAGACCGTGATCGACAACGTGGCCGAAGGTCGCGACTTCATCGACATCGATGGTCAGAGCCGTCACGTGCTGAGCTACCTCGGCGACTTCCTGTTCAGCCCGCAGCGTGCCCGCACGCCGGTCAAGGCGCTGTCCGGTGGCGAGCGTGCCCGTTTGTTGCTGGCGAAGCTGTTCAGCAAGCCGGCGAACCTGCTGGTCCTCGACGAACCGACCAACGACCTCGACGTCGAAACCCTCGAGCTGCTGGAAGAGGTGCTGCTGACCTTCAACGGCACCGTGCTGATGGTCAGTCACGACCGGGCATTCCTCGATAACGTGGTCACCAGCACCCTGGTCTTCGAAGGTGAAGGCAAGGTTCGTGAGTACGTCGGTGGCTACCAAGACTGGCTGCGTCAGGGCGGTTCGCCGCGTCTGCTGGGCGTGACCGAGAGCAAATCCGGCAAAGCCGACCTGACCTCCGCAGTCGTAACGGCTGAAGCGGCGCCTGTGGTTGCCGCTGTTGAAGCGCCGGTGGCGAAGAAGAAGCTCAGCTACAAGTTGCAGCGCGAGCTGGAAATGTTGCCGAGCCAGATCGAAGCCATGGAGCAGCAGATTGCTGTGGTTGAAGCGCAAATGGCTGATGCCGCTTTCTATCAGCGTCCTGCTGCCGAGACCGCCGCGGTGATCGCGCAGTTGGAGCAGTTGCAGGCTGAGCTCGACGTGATGGTCGAGCGCTGGGCCGAGCTGGATGCCTGA
- a CDS encoding universal stress protein has translation MPYNHILVAVDLTEECDPVIHRARELSVSNGAKLSLVHIVEPMAMAFGGDVPMDLSQLQQQQFDQAKERLERLKLKYSELEGANCHLTYGQPRQEIHHFAKEQQCDLIVVGSHGRHGLALLLGSTANDVLHGAPCDVLAVRLIKS, from the coding sequence ATGCCCTACAACCACATTCTGGTCGCTGTAGATCTAACCGAAGAGTGCGACCCTGTAATCCACCGCGCTCGCGAGTTGTCGGTGAGCAATGGGGCAAAGCTGTCCCTGGTGCACATTGTCGAGCCAATGGCCATGGCCTTTGGCGGTGACGTCCCCATGGACCTGTCACAACTGCAACAACAGCAGTTCGATCAGGCCAAGGAGCGCCTTGAGCGCCTGAAACTCAAGTACTCCGAACTCGAAGGTGCCAACTGCCATTTGACTTATGGCCAACCACGCCAGGAAATCCATCATTTCGCCAAGGAACAGCAATGCGACCTGATCGTGGTCGGCAGCCACGGCCGCCATGGTCTGGCACTGTTGCTTGGCTCAACCGCCAATGACGTGCTGCACGGCGCGCCTTGCGATGTACTCGCGGTGCGCCTGATCAAAAGCTGA
- the fadB gene encoding fatty acid oxidation complex subunit alpha FadB, translating into MIYEGKAITVKALESGIVELKFDLKGESVNKFNRLTLNELRQAVDTIKADASIKGVIVSSGKDVFIVGADITEFVENFKLPDAELVAGNLEANKIFSDFEDLNVPTVAAINGIALGGGLEMCLAADYRVMSTKAKIGLPEVKLGIYPGFGGTVRLPRLIGADNAIEWIAAGKENRPEDALKVGAVDAVVAPEKLQEAALELIKRAISGEFDYKAKRQPKLEKLKLNAIEQMMAFETAKGFVAGQAGPNYPAPVEAIKTIQKAANFGRDKALEVEAAGFVKLAKTSAAQSLIGLFLNDQELKKKAKAYDEIAKDVKQAAVLGAGIMGGGIAYQSASKGTPILMKDINEHGIEQGLAEAAKLLVGRVDKGRMTAAKMAEVLNGIRPTLSYGDFGHVDLVVEAVVENPKVKQAVLAEVEDKVKEDTILASNTSTISITLLAKALKRPENFVGMHFFNPVHMMPLVEVIRGEKSSELAVATTVAYAKKMGKNPIVVNDCPGFLVNRVLFPYFGGFAKLVSAGVDFVRIDKIMEKFGWPMGPAYLMDVVGIDTGHHGRDVMAEGFPDRMKDDRRSAIDVLYEAKRLGQKNGKGFYAYETDKRGKQKKVADPSVLEVLKPIVYEQREVTDEDIINWMMIPLCLETVRCLEDGIVETAAEADMGLVYGIGFPPFRGGALRYIDSIGVAEFVALADQYADLGALYHPTAKLREMAKNGQSFFG; encoded by the coding sequence ATGATTTACGAAGGTAAAGCCATCACGGTTAAGGCTCTTGAAAGTGGCATCGTCGAACTGAAGTTCGACCTCAAGGGTGAGTCCGTCAACAAGTTCAACCGTCTAACCCTGAACGAACTGCGTCAGGCTGTAGACACCATCAAGGCAGATGCTTCGATCAAAGGCGTGATCGTCAGCAGTGGCAAGGACGTGTTCATCGTCGGCGCCGACATCACCGAATTTGTCGAAAACTTCAAGCTGCCTGATGCCGAGCTGGTTGCTGGCAATCTGGAAGCCAACAAGATTTTCAGCGATTTCGAAGACCTCAACGTCCCGACTGTCGCCGCAATCAACGGCATCGCCCTGGGTGGCGGTCTGGAGATGTGCCTGGCGGCGGACTACCGCGTCATGTCCACCAAGGCCAAGATCGGTCTGCCGGAAGTCAAACTGGGCATCTACCCAGGCTTCGGCGGTACTGTGCGTCTGCCGCGCCTGATCGGCGCCGACAACGCCATCGAGTGGATTGCCGCTGGTAAAGAAAACCGTCCTGAAGACGCGCTGAAAGTCGGCGCAGTGGACGCAGTGGTTGCTCCTGAGAAACTGCAGGAGGCGGCCCTGGAACTGATCAAACGCGCCATTTCCGGTGAGTTTGATTACAAGGCCAAGCGTCAACCGAAGCTGGAAAAGCTGAAGCTGAACGCAATCGAACAAATGATGGCTTTCGAAACCGCCAAAGGTTTCGTAGCTGGTCAGGCTGGCCCGAACTACCCGGCGCCGGTTGAAGCGATCAAGACCATCCAGAAAGCCGCGAACTTCGGTCGCGATAAAGCGCTGGAAGTCGAAGCCGCCGGTTTCGTCAAACTGGCCAAGACCTCTGCCGCGCAGAGCTTGATCGGTCTGTTCCTGAATGATCAGGAGCTGAAGAAAAAGGCCAAGGCCTACGACGAAATCGCCAAAGACGTGAAGCAGGCTGCCGTATTGGGCGCCGGCATCATGGGTGGCGGTATCGCTTATCAGTCGGCCTCCAAAGGTACGCCGATCCTGATGAAGGACATCAACGAGCACGGCATCGAGCAAGGCCTGGCTGAAGCCGCCAAGCTGCTGGTCGGCCGCGTTGATAAAGGTCGCATGACCGCCGCGAAAATGGCTGAAGTGCTCAACGGCATTCGTCCAACCCTGTCCTACGGTGATTTCGGTCACGTGGACCTGGTGGTTGAGGCGGTTGTCGAAAACCCTAAGGTCAAGCAAGCCGTACTGGCCGAAGTCGAAGACAAGGTCAAAGAGGACACCATCCTCGCGTCCAACACCTCGACCATTTCCATCACCTTGCTGGCCAAAGCCCTCAAGCGTCCGGAAAACTTCGTCGGCATGCACTTCTTCAACCCTGTGCACATGATGCCGCTGGTTGAAGTAATCCGTGGCGAGAAGTCTAGCGAGCTGGCGGTTGCCACCACCGTTGCCTACGCCAAGAAAATGGGCAAGAACCCGATCGTCGTCAACGACTGCCCGGGCTTCCTGGTTAACCGCGTACTGTTCCCGTACTTCGGCGGTTTCGCCAAGTTGGTCAGCGCCGGCGTGGACTTCGTCCGTATCGACAAGATCATGGAAAAATTCGGCTGGCCAATGGGCCCGGCGTACCTGATGGACGTGGTCGGCATCGACACCGGTCACCACGGTCGTGACGTGATGGCTGAAGGCTTCCCGGATCGCATGAAAGACGACCGCCGTTCGGCTATCGACGTGCTCTACGAAGCCAAGCGCCTGGGCCAGAAAAATGGCAAGGGCTTCTACGCCTACGAGACCGACAAGCGCGGCAAGCAGAAGAAAGTCGCCGATCCTTCGGTGCTGGAAGTGCTCAAGCCGATCGTTTATGAGCAGCGTGAAGTCACCGACGAAGACATCATCAACTGGATGATGATCCCGCTGTGCCTGGAAACCGTGCGTTGCCTGGAAGACGGCATCGTCGAGACTGCTGCCGAAGCCGACATGGGTCTGGTCTACGGTATTGGTTTCCCTCCATTCCGTGGCGGTGCGCTGCGCTACATCGACTCGATCGGTGTTGCCGAGTTCGTTGCCCTGGCTGACCAGTACGCTGATTTGGGCGCGCTGTACCACCCGACCGCGAAGCTGCGCGAAATGGCCAAAAACGGCCAGAGCTTCTTCGGTTAA
- the fadA gene encoding acetyl-CoA C-acyltransferase FadA, giving the protein MSLNPRDVVIVDFGRTPMGRSKGGMHRNTRAEDMSAHLISKLLERNVKVDPNEVEDVIWGCVNQTLEQGWNIARMASLMTQIPHTAAGQTVSRLCGSSMSALHTAAQAIMTGNGDVFVVGGVEHMGHVSMMHGVDPNPHMSLYAAKASGMMGLTAEMLGKMHGITREQQDAFGVRSHQLAHKATLEGKFKDEIIPMQGYDENGFLKLFDYDETIRPETTLESLAALKPAFNPKGGTVTAGTSSQITDGASCMIVMSAQRAQDLGIQPMAVIRSMAVAGVDPAIMGYGPVPATQKALKRAGLGINDIDFFELNEAFAAQALPVLKDLKVLDKMNEKVNLHGGAIALGHPFGCSGARISGTLLNVMKQNGGTFGVATMCIGLGQGISTVFERV; this is encoded by the coding sequence ATGAGCTTGAATCCTAGAGACGTCGTGATTGTCGACTTCGGTCGTACTCCGATGGGCCGCTCCAAGGGCGGCATGCACCGCAACACCCGCGCCGAAGACATGTCGGCGCACCTGATCAGCAAATTGCTGGAACGCAACGTCAAGGTTGACCCGAACGAAGTCGAAGACGTGATCTGGGGCTGCGTAAACCAGACCCTGGAACAGGGCTGGAACATCGCTCGCATGGCGTCCCTGATGACTCAGATCCCGCACACGGCTGCCGGTCAGACCGTCAGCCGCCTGTGTGGCTCCTCGATGAGTGCGCTGCACACTGCTGCTCAAGCAATCATGACCGGCAACGGTGACGTGTTCGTCGTCGGCGGCGTCGAGCATATGGGCCACGTGAGCATGATGCACGGTGTCGATCCGAACCCGCACATGTCCCTGTACGCGGCGAAAGCCTCGGGCATGATGGGCCTGACCGCTGAAATGCTGGGCAAAATGCACGGCATCACTCGCGAGCAGCAGGATGCTTTCGGCGTGCGCTCCCACCAGCTCGCCCATAAAGCGACGCTGGAAGGCAAGTTCAAAGACGAAATCATCCCGATGCAGGGCTACGACGAGAACGGTTTCCTGAAACTGTTCGACTACGACGAAACCATTCGTCCGGAAACCACCCTGGAAAGTCTGGCGGCTCTCAAGCCTGCCTTCAATCCAAAGGGCGGCACCGTGACAGCCGGTACGTCGTCGCAGATCACTGACGGTGCCTCGTGCATGATCGTGATGTCGGCGCAGCGTGCACAGGACCTGGGCATCCAGCCTATGGCAGTGATTCGTTCGATGGCAGTGGCAGGTGTGGATCCGGCAATCATGGGCTATGGTCCAGTACCGGCTACACAAAAAGCACTGAAGCGTGCGGGTCTTGGCATTAACGATATCGACTTCTTCGAGCTCAACGAAGCTTTCGCCGCACAGGCTCTACCAGTGCTGAAAGATTTGAAAGTACTCGACAAGATGAACGAGAAGGTTAACCTGCACGGCGGCGCGATCGCCTTGGGTCACCCGTTCGGTTGCTCCGGTGCACGTATCTCCGGCACTCTGCTGAACGTGATGAAGCAAAATGGCGGCACCTTCGGGGTGGCTACCATGTGCATTGGTCTCGGCCAAGGCATCTCCACCGTCTTCGAACGCGTTTAA